The following coding sequences lie in one Hippopotamus amphibius kiboko isolate mHipAmp2 chromosome 7, mHipAmp2.hap2, whole genome shotgun sequence genomic window:
- the RTL6 gene encoding retrotransposon Gag-like protein 6: MVQPRTSKAETSASAASTGAPVDDVIDTLTSLRLTNSALRREASTLRAEKANLTNMLESVMAELTLLRTRARIPGALQITPPISAITSSGTRPMTTPPTSLPEPFSGDPGQLAGFLMQMDRFMIFQASRFPGEAERVAFLVSRLTGEAEKWAIPHMQPDSPLRNNYQGFLAELRRTYKSPLRHARRAQIRKTSASNRAVRERQTLCRQLAAAGTAPCPVHPASSGTGPAPALPTRARNL; the protein is encoded by the coding sequence ATGGTCCAGCCCCGGACCTCGAAAGCTGAAACCTCAGCCTCCGCAGCCTCTACTGGCGCCCCGGTGGACGACGTCATCGACACCCTGACCTCCCTGCGCCTCACCAACTCGGCGCTGAGGCGGGAGGCCTCGACCTTGCGGGCGGAGAAGGCCAACCTCACCAACATGCTGGAGAGCGTGATGGCCGAGCTGACCTTGTTACGCACCCGGGCGCGGATTCCGGGGGCGCTGCAGATCACTCCACCCATCTCGGCCATCACCTCCAGCGGGACCCGGCCGATGACCACGCCCCCCACCTCTCTGCCCGAGCCCTTTTCCGGGGACCCCGGGCAGCTGGCGGGGTTCCTGATGCAGATGGACAGGTTCATGATCTTCCAGGCCTCGCGCTTCCCCGGGGAGGCCGAACGAGTGGCGTTCCTCGTGTCCCGGCTGACCGGGGAGGCGGAGAAGTGGGCCATCCCCCACATGCAGCCCGACAGCCCGTTGCGAAACAACTATCAGGGATTCCTGGCCGAGTTGCGGAGAACCTACAAGTCTCCGCTGCGGCACGCCCGGCGCGCCCAGATCAGAAAGACTTCGGCCTCGAATCGAGCCGTGAGGGAACGGCAGACGCTCTGCCGCCAGCTGGCCGCCGCGGGCACGGCGCCCTGCCCGGTGCACCCAGCCTCCAGCGGGACCGGTCCAGCCCCGGCCCTGCCCACCCGAGCCCGGAACCTTTAG